GTCACCAGCCCGGCCACCGTCTCGACGACGCCGCGCAGCACGCCGACGGCGGGTTGGCGTAGTCGGGAGCCGAGTACGCGCAGCTGGTCGGAGTGCTCGCTGACGTAACGCCGCGCGCCGGTGCGCTCCAGCAACTGGCCCAGGGGGCCTCGGCCGGCGCGGGCGTCGTGCAACAGAGCGGGCGCCCGGTCGGCGAACCGGCCCAGCTCCCCGAACAACGGCACCAGGATGAGCGCGGCCAGGATCGCCAGCAGCACGAACGCGGCGAGGAACACCAGCAGGGTCGCCAACGACCGGCGCCGCACGAAACGGCGTTGCACCCGGTCGACGAGGGGCTTGAGCGCGACGGCGAAGAACGCGGCGACCACGGCCCAGACCAGTACCCGGCGGGTGGCGTAGACGAAGGCGAGCGCGAACGCGGTGGCCAGCACCAGACCGATCACGATCAGGGTCCGGCGGGCGGTCGCCCGATCGTCGGCGTTGCTCATCCGCAGCGCCTTCCCCGCACCCGTCGTCGAAAACCCGGCATTGCGGACGGAACGGCGATCAGTGGCGTCCGGGTTCGTCCGCGTCGGTGACGGGGTGGGCGCCGGCGACGAACGTGTCGAGCGCGGCGGCGTGCAGCAGACCGCCGGGCACCGGGTCGCGCAGGGCGGCCACCGCCAACCGCCCCACCGGCAGCCCAGCGGGCCGCGACGTCGCGGCCAGCACCAGGTTGCCGTACCGCCGGCCGCGCAGCATCCGCCGGTCGCCGAGCACGCACACGTCGGCGAAGACCGCCCGCAACGTGGCCACCTGCACCCGGGTGCCCACCAGGGGCGGCAGGTCCGTCACGTTGACCAGGTACGACCCGTCCGGGCGCAGGGTGCGGGCCACCTCGGCGGCGAACTCGACGGTGCGTACGTGTCGAGGCATCCGGGCCGCCCGGTAGATGTCGGCGATCACCAGGTCGTATCGACCGGCCGGGGTGGCGGTGAGCGCGTCCCGGGCGTCGGCGACCTCCACCCGCACCTCCGGCGGCAGCGCCGGCAACTCCCGGGCGACCAGCTCGACCACCGCCGGGTCCCGCTCGACGACCCGTTGCGGGGAGCCGGGCCGGGTGGCAGCCAGCCAGCGAGGCAACGTCAACGCTCCGCCACCGAGATGCAGAACGCTCAGCGGGGCGCCCGCCGGGGCGACCAGATCCACCGCCGAGGCGATCCGCCGGACGTACTCGAAATGCAGGTGCCGGGGGTCCTCGACATCCACGTACGACTGCTCGACCCCGGCGGACAGCAGTGTCCGCCCGGTCCGGCGGACCGGGTCGGCGACCAACTCCAACCGGTCGGCGGCGCGGTTCATATCCGGCACGCTAGCCGAGCCCACGCCCCACCCGGACCGTGGCCCGGCACGGCGGACGGGCCGGCGGAGCGGGGTCGCCCCCGGCCCGCCGGCCCGCCGATGTCGCGGTGGCCGTCAGCCGCCAGCCATCCCGGCTCCCACCTCGTCGATCGCGTCGTCGATCTGACGGGCGAGGTCCACGTCGAGCGCGGTCACCCCGTTGGCCTGGGTGGTCCGCACGGTCAACACGGCGGCGGTGTCACCCGGACGTCCGATGCTCGGGCCACGGCCGGTGTCCTGACGCATCCGGTCCAGCCGGTCGAGCACCCGGTCCAGGTTGTCCGGAGGCAACGCGATCACCCGGTAGAGGCCCTGGCTGTCGCCGGTCCAGTACGGCAGGTCGTCGAGCACCGCACTGATCTCGTCCGGGTCCAGGGTAGGTGTGGTGGTGGAGGCGCCCACGAGACCGCCACCGGCCTCCGGCGGGTTCAGCAGGTCACGCAACCCGTCGGGTACGTGCAACGACTCGACCAGGTCGCCGTCCTGCTCGGCGAGTGCGGCGAACGTCGCCTCGGCCTGGTACCGGGCCTGCTCCGGGGTGTTGCCGCTGATCCGGCCCACCTCAGCCAGGAAGCCGGCCAGGTCATGGTGCCGCTCGACGCCGTCGACGGGCAGCACGTCGTGCAGTGACGACGGCACCGCCGCGAGCAGTCGTTGCCGCTCGGCCGTCTCCAGGGCGAAGGCGAGGACCAGCACGGTCGCCTCGGTGCCCACCTTGGCCGTCTTGAAGTCGACCCCGGCCCGCCGACGGACCTCGTCGACCAGGTCGTGGTAGCCCATGCTGTTCACGCCGGCCGCGCCGCTCGGCGGGGACGGCTGAGGCCGTGGATTGTCGGCACTGCCGATCTGTGGTGGTGCCGGCCCGCCACGCGTACTGTCCGGTTTGTGAACCCCGGCGGCCGGTGGTCCGGCCCGCTTGCCCCCCTCAAGGCTCTTGAGTTGCTTGGAAGCGCTCAGGCTGGCACCGATCTCGCTGGGCTGGCGACTCTGTTCGCGGGCCTGCCGGGCCAGAGTCCGACGCCTCTGGTTGTCGCCCTCCATCTGCTTGCGCATGGTGGCACCCTTCCGCTGGGGATCGTGACTGCGCCACTCGCCTTCCCGCCCTCCGGGGAGCCGAAACAGACGCCGCCGGCCGGGTCGGCCCGGTGTCCGCGGCGCTTCATCCGGCGGGGGTGAGGGGTGCTCACCCGCTCAGCACGCACGATCGGGGCAGGACCGAGGTTCTTCCGAGGTACGCGGAAGGAAGGTCGTCATGAAGCAGATCGTCGAGATCGTTCCCGCCCGAGCCGGCTGGTACGCCCGCTGGCAGCTCGCACCCGAGATCACCAGGTGTTACCCGGTGAGTCTGTGGGCGCTGCTGGAGGAGGCCGACGGAACTGGCCGTGAGGTCATCGGCATGGACTGCATCGGCCAGTGGCCTGGCGCGGACGACAACGAGGCGGGTGGGCAGTTCGTCCGCTACCTGTACCAGACGCCCGATTCGGGTGAGCCCGAGGACGTCGACCCGACCCCGACCGGCGAGCTGCGTGAGGACGGGCCTCGGCTCCAGCCGATGACGGCCCCCTAGACATTCCTCCGGCCCCCGACCCCAGGTCCCAGGGTCGGGGGCCATCCCCGTCTGTTCGCAGGGTCGGGGGCCATCCCCGTCTGTTCGCAGGGTCGGGGGCCGTCCCCGTCTGCCGGGGGTGGCCTCTCAGCCGATGGCGCGCAGGTCGTCGGCGGCGTGCTCCACGGCCAGCAACTCGGTCAGACCCGTGCGATCCAGCAGCCGCTGCAGGTGTCGGCCGACCCCGGTCAGCCGGATCGTCCCGGCGGCGCGGTGCACCACCAGCAGCGCGCTGAGCCCGGAGGAGTCGCAGAGGGTCACGCCGGTCAGGTCGATCAGCACCTGCTGGTCGCCGCGCAGGTCGGCCGCCGCGGCGATCAGTTCGGGCGCGCTGTCGTAGTCGAGCTCGCCAACCAGCCGTAGTCGGACGTGTCCGGCATCGAGCCGGGTTGCCTCGATGGTCAACAACTGGTCGGACATCCCACCATGTTCCCAGTCGGGCGATCCGCCGCAACTCGGGGGGCGACGGCGCGTACCGGGAGTGGCCGCCCGGTGCCGCCCCGGCGGTGGCGGCGGTGCCCGCCAGCGGCGCTGAGATGCCGCTTTCCAGCTACGCGCGTAGGGTGGGCTGGAGAGTTTTGACCATGGACGCCGGTTCCGGCACGGGTTCGGGTGGATGACAAGGAGTGAGGCTCAGCTGGTGACTGCTTCCGACGTCAGGGACTGGGACCCGGGCGACGGACGGCTCTCGACGCCGAGCACGACACGGTCTCCGGCGTGGTCCGCCGACCTCCCGCCCCACCCCACCGCGGCCATGCCGCCGCTGCCCTCCGACCGGGGTTCCGCCGTACCCGACCTGTTCGAGGTCGTCGAGCACTTCCGTGAGGGCCTGGTGGTCTGTGACGCCACCGGTGTCGTCCGGCACGTCAGCCCGGTGGCCGAGCGGTTACTGCCCGGTGTGACGCCCGGCGAGCTGCTGAGCGCGGCCGGGGTGCCCGGTCTGAGCGAGGGCAACGCCGGCGGCTTCAGCTATCGCGGGCGACGGCTCACCGCCCGCCAGGTGCCCCTCTCCGGTGCCCGCTGCTGCTGGTACGTCGAGGACGTCACCGACAGCGTCGGCCGTGCCGACGCGCTGCTCGCCGAACAGGCACGCTCGGCCTTTCTGGCCGTGGTCGGTGACAAGCTGGGCAACCCGCTGCACCCCGACCGGGCCGCCGCCGCCGTCGTCCGCCTCGCCGTGCCGACCCTGGCCGAGGTGGCCGTGCTGGTCCTCGCCCCGCGCGCAGGTCGGGCCCGTTGGTGGCGGACCGCGCGCGCCGACGACGAAACGCCGATGGTGGACAGCGGCGCGCTGCCCGCCGGCGAGCTGCCAGCCGCCATCGCCGACGGGCTGACCGGGATCGAACCGCACGCGGTGGACTGGTTGGTCGAGCAGGCGGTCGACGCCGGTCTGCTGCCCGGCCTCGCCGGCACCGGCAGCGCCGCCCGGGTCGTCCCACTGCCCGGTCGTGACGCGCCGGTCGGTGTGCTGCTGGTCGCCCGCCGCGCCACCGGTTGGTACGACGACGCCGACGTGGAGCTGATCCGCGCGTTCGCGGCCCGCGCCGGAGCGGCGTTGACCACCGCTCTGCTCTACCGCGACCAGGCGGAGGTCGCCGACACCCTCCAGTCCAGCCTGCTGCCGGTCGAGCCGGCCGAAGCCGCGGGCGTGCAGTGGGGCACCGCGTACCGGCCGGCGCAGGCGGGACTGCGCATCGGGGGCGACTTCTACGGCTCGCACCGACTCGCCGACGGGGGCTCGGTGTTCTTCCTCGGCGACGTGTCCGGCAAGGGCGTCGAGGCCGCCGTCCTCACCGGCCAGTTACGTCAGTGTCTGCAGGCGTTGCACCGGTTGGAGTCGCACCCCGGGCGGTTGCTGCGGCTGCTCAACGACGCGTTGCTGGAGACCACCCGGGCGCACGGGCAGGGCCGCTTCGCCACGATCGTGCTCGGTGTGGCCCGCCCACAGCGCGACGGGGGCCTCACCCTCACCCTGGCCGGCGGCGGGCACCTGCCGCCGCTGGTGCTGCGCGCCTCCGGCGAGGTGGAGTCGGTGCCGCTGCGGGGCATGCTGATCGGGGTGGTGCCCGACCCCCGCGTCGGCGAGGTGACCGTGCGGCTGGCACCGGGTGAAACCTGCCTGCTCTACAGCGACGGGGTGACCGAGGCCCGAGGTGGCCGTCGCGGCGATGAGCAGTTCGGCACGGAACGGCTGGTCACCGCGCTGACCGGCTGTCAACGGATGCCGGCGCCGGCCTTGGCCGAGCGGGTCGAGCAGGTCACCTGCGACTGGTTGGCGCACGGCGACCACGACGACATCGCGGTGCTGGCGCTGCGGGCGGCCGGCCCGAGCGGGCGCGGGTCGCGGCACCTGCACTCGGTGCCCACACCGGCCGGCCCCGACCAGCAGGAGGAGATCGACGCGTGAGCACCGCTACGGCCGCCGCCGACCCGACCGACGCCTACGTCGGCTATCTGGACTGCCTCGCCGACGCCGACGAGTACGCCGCCATCGACATGGCGATCGGCCTGCTCGACGCGGGCGTACCGGCGGAGCGGGTGCTGCTCGATCTGGTCGCGCCCGCCCAGGCCGAGGTGGGCGAGCGGTGGGCGCGCAACGAGTGGAGCGTCGCTCAGGAGCACGCGGCCACCCACATCAGCGAGCAGGTGGTGGCGGCGGTGGCCGCGCACGCCAACCCGCGCCCGACCGGCGGACGGGTCGTGGTCGCCTGCATGGACGGCGAGTGGCACGCGCTGCCGCCCCGGCTGGTCGCCGAGGTGCTGCGGTTGCGCGGCTGGCAGGTGACCTTCCTGGGCGCCAGTGTGCCCGCGGCGCACCTCGTGTCGTACCTGCACCGCTACGACGCGCACGCGGTCGCGTTGGCGTGCGCGCTGCCGATGCGGCTGCCGCACGCCCACCGGATGATCGAGGCTTGCCGCCGCTCGGACGTGCCGGTGGTGGTCGGTGGGCGCGGGTTCGGGGTGGATGGCCGGTGGGCGCGTCGGCTCGGCGTCGCCTGGGCGCCCGACGCGCCCTCGGCGGCTGAGCTGATCGCCGACGAGCGCACGCTGCGCGGGGTGCCGCCGGCGCAGCTCGCCCACCTGGCCGACGACGAGTACGCGAGCCTGGTACGGCGTCGTGGCGAGCTGATCGACAGCGCGTTGGCGGACGTGCTCGACCAGGTGCCGGCCGCGCGGGCCTACACCGCCACACAGCTCGACGCGACCGTGAGCGACCTGGGTCACATCGTGGACTTCCTGGCCGCGGCCGTCTACGTCGACGACCCCTCGTTGTTCACCGAGTTCGTCGAGTGGCTGTCGGTGATCCTGCGGAGTCGCGGCGTACCCGCCACGGCCGTCGCCCGGCCCATGGAGCACTTCACCGTCGCGCTGCGTGACTTCCCCCGGGCGGGGCGTGTGCTGGCCCTGGGGCGCGCCGCGCTGCCCACCGCCGGCCCCTGAAACGCCCACCCGGCGGCCCCGCTGTCGATCACCGCGCCCTGCGGTGGCTCGGGGTGCGCCTGCGTATACTTGTCGCACTGCAAACGTCCCACCCGTGGGTGGAGCGAGGGGGAGAACGGTGACGTTCAGCGTCAGCTACGTCGAACGCGACGACGGCGGCGCCTGCCTGCGGCTCAAGGGCGAGCTGGACCTGAGCACCGCCCCCGAGCTGAGCGCCGCGATCGACGGGCTCACCGCCGCCGGCGAGACCCGGGTGCTGCTCGACCTCACCGACCTCACGTTCTGCGACTCCACCGGGATGGCTGTGTTCGTCCGGGGGGATAATCAGACGGCGGCCGCCGGAGGGTGGCTTCGGCTCACCGGCGCCAACGGCCGCGTCGAGCGGGTGTTGCGGGTGACCGGTCTGGCCGAGGTCCTGCACTACGAACCTGAGTCGGTCGACCCCGCGTCCCGCAGTGCTTCCTGATGGGCTAGATTTCCCCGCCAACGCGGTGACCGTCCGGTCCCGTCCCCGCCGACCCGAGGCAGGTAGTGATGGGCGCAGACAGCCCACAGCCAGTACGCATCCTGGTGGTCGACGACGACCCGGGCGACGTGCTCATGATCGAGGAGGCGTTGGCGGACTCCGACGTCGACAAGATCATTGACGTGGTCAGTGACGGTGAAGAGGCGATGGAGTTCCTCCGCGCCGAGGGCCGGCACGACCAGGCCCGCCGGCCGGACGTGATCCTGCTCGACCTGAACATGCCGCGGATGGACGGTCGGCAGGTGCTCGGCGCGGTGAAGCAGGACGAGGATCTGCGGACCATCCCGATCGTCGTGCTGACCACGTCCAACGCCGACACCGACATCGTCGGCAGCTACACGCTGCAAGCCAACGCATACGTCACCAAGCCGATCGACCTGGACGACTTCAACGACGTGGTCCGCCGCATCGACGAGTTCTTCGGCCGGGTGGTCGTGCTGCCCAAGCGGGTCTGACGCGCACCCTACGCGCGCATGCTGAACATTTTTCCCGAACCTCCTCGGTGGCGGTGGACGCGGCCGAGGATCCAGGTGGGGAAGTAACAGCAGCTGCCTGGGGGGGCGACAGTATGAGGTTCTCCGTCGTTGAGACCGGTTACGACCAGCGGCAGGTGGATTCCTGCCTGGACGAGTTGGGGATCCGGTTGTCCCGGCTCGCGGCGCGGGCCGAGGGCGCTGCGGGAGCGGCCCGGGAGTGGGACGAGATCCGCCAGGAGGCGGCCTGGCTCAGCGGGCTCCTGCGGCGGCTGGACCTCGGCGACGCCGTCGTCGGCCGGTACGGCGGGGACGCGGTGCGGCGCGAGGCCGCCGAGATCCTGGCCCAGGCCCGTGTCGCGCTGGATGAGGCCCGCGAGGAGGCACGGCAGGTGCGGGAGCGGGCGTACGCGGAAGCCGTGCAGGCCCGGCGCG
The nucleotide sequence above comes from Micromonospora luteifusca. Encoded proteins:
- a CDS encoding spermidine synthase, encoding MNRAADRLELVADPVRRTGRTLLSAGVEQSYVDVEDPRHLHFEYVRRIASAVDLVAPAGAPLSVLHLGGGALTLPRWLAATRPGSPQRVVERDPAVVELVARELPALPPEVRVEVADARDALTATPAGRYDLVIADIYRAARMPRHVRTVEFAAEVARTLRPDGSYLVNVTDLPPLVGTRVQVATLRAVFADVCVLGDRRMLRGRRYGNLVLAATSRPAGLPVGRLAVAALRDPVPGGLLHAAALDTFVAGAHPVTDADEPGRH
- a CDS encoding DUF2267 domain-containing protein; translated protein: MRKQMEGDNQRRRTLARQAREQSRQPSEIGASLSASKQLKSLEGGKRAGPPAAGVHKPDSTRGGPAPPQIGSADNPRPQPSPPSGAAGVNSMGYHDLVDEVRRRAGVDFKTAKVGTEATVLVLAFALETAERQRLLAAVPSSLHDVLPVDGVERHHDLAGFLAEVGRISGNTPEQARYQAEATFAALAEQDGDLVESLHVPDGLRDLLNPPEAGGGLVGASTTTPTLDPDEISAVLDDLPYWTGDSQGLYRVIALPPDNLDRVLDRLDRMRQDTGRGPSIGRPGDTAAVLTVRTTQANGVTALDVDLARQIDDAIDEVGAGMAGG
- a CDS encoding STAS domain-containing protein, with translation MSDQLLTIEATRLDAGHVRLRLVGELDYDSAPELIAAAADLRGDQQVLIDLTGVTLCDSSGLSALLVVHRAAGTIRLTGVGRHLQRLLDRTGLTELLAVEHAADDLRAIG
- a CDS encoding PP2C family protein-serine/threonine phosphatase, which codes for MTASDVRDWDPGDGRLSTPSTTRSPAWSADLPPHPTAAMPPLPSDRGSAVPDLFEVVEHFREGLVVCDATGVVRHVSPVAERLLPGVTPGELLSAAGVPGLSEGNAGGFSYRGRRLTARQVPLSGARCCWYVEDVTDSVGRADALLAEQARSAFLAVVGDKLGNPLHPDRAAAAVVRLAVPTLAEVAVLVLAPRAGRARWWRTARADDETPMVDSGALPAGELPAAIADGLTGIEPHAVDWLVEQAVDAGLLPGLAGTGSAARVVPLPGRDAPVGVLLVARRATGWYDDADVELIRAFAARAGAALTTALLYRDQAEVADTLQSSLLPVEPAEAAGVQWGTAYRPAQAGLRIGGDFYGSHRLADGGSVFFLGDVSGKGVEAAVLTGQLRQCLQALHRLESHPGRLLRLLNDALLETTRAHGQGRFATIVLGVARPQRDGGLTLTLAGGGHLPPLVLRASGEVESVPLRGMLIGVVPDPRVGEVTVRLAPGETCLLYSDGVTEARGGRRGDEQFGTERLVTALTGCQRMPAPALAERVEQVTCDWLAHGDHDDIAVLALRAAGPSGRGSRHLHSVPTPAGPDQQEEIDA
- a CDS encoding cobalamin B12-binding domain-containing protein; its protein translation is MSTATAAADPTDAYVGYLDCLADADEYAAIDMAIGLLDAGVPAERVLLDLVAPAQAEVGERWARNEWSVAQEHAATHISEQVVAAVAAHANPRPTGGRVVVACMDGEWHALPPRLVAEVLRLRGWQVTFLGASVPAAHLVSYLHRYDAHAVALACALPMRLPHAHRMIEACRRSDVPVVVGGRGFGVDGRWARRLGVAWAPDAPSAAELIADERTLRGVPPAQLAHLADDEYASLVRRRGELIDSALADVLDQVPAARAYTATQLDATVSDLGHIVDFLAAAVYVDDPSLFTEFVEWLSVILRSRGVPATAVARPMEHFTVALRDFPRAGRVLALGRAALPTAGP
- a CDS encoding STAS domain-containing protein produces the protein MTFSVSYVERDDGGACLRLKGELDLSTAPELSAAIDGLTAAGETRVLLDLTDLTFCDSTGMAVFVRGDNQTAAAGGWLRLTGANGRVERVLRVTGLAEVLHYEPESVDPASRSAS
- a CDS encoding response regulator, giving the protein MGADSPQPVRILVVDDDPGDVLMIEEALADSDVDKIIDVVSDGEEAMEFLRAEGRHDQARRPDVILLDLNMPRMDGRQVLGAVKQDEDLRTIPIVVLTTSNADTDIVGSYTLQANAYVTKPIDLDDFNDVVRRIDEFFGRVVVLPKRV
- a CDS encoding ATPase is translated as MRFSVVETGYDQRQVDSCLDELGIRLSRLAARAEGAAGAAREWDEIRQEAAWLSGLLRRLDLGDAVVGRYGGDAVRREAAEILAQARVALDEAREEARQVRERAYAEAVQARRDFEVALYARRRREARVDEILNQLTVDQVPADTPTAAAGVPDSRVGVGGLDAGAEPPPGRR